The Anas platyrhynchos isolate ZD024472 breed Pekin duck chromosome 31, IASCAAS_PekinDuck_T2T, whole genome shotgun sequence genome includes a window with the following:
- the LOC113841127 gene encoding olfactory receptor 14C36-like, with protein MSNRSSVTEFLLLAFTDTRELQLLHFALFLGIYLAALLGNGLILSAVACNHHLHTPMYFFLLNLALLDLGCISTTLPKAMANALWDTRAISYQGCAAQILFFVFFFGSEYSVLTIMAYDRYVAICKPLHYGSLLGSRACAQMAAAAWGSGFLHAVLHTATTFSLPLCQGNAVDQFFCEIPHILKLSCSDAYLREDGFIAFSFCLGVGCFVFIVFSYTQIFRAVLRMPSEQGRHKVFSTCLPHLAVVSLFISTIMFAYLKPPSFSSPSLDLAVSFLYSMLPPAANPLIYSMRNQELKDALRKLFEYIFLKKKKVIMCLYVLGFLRNS; from the coding sequence ATGTCCAACAGAAGCTCAGTCACTGAGTTCCTACTCctggcattcacagacacacgcgagctgcagctcctgcacttcgcgctcttcctgggcatctacctggctgccctcctgggcaacggcctcatcctcagcgccgtagcctgcaaccaccacctccacacccccatgtatttcttcctgctcaaccttgccctcctcgacctgggctgcatctccaccactctgcccaaagccatggccaatgccctgtgggacaccagggccatctcctatcaaggatgtgctgctcaaattcttttttttgtcttcttctttggTTCAGAGTATTCAGTTCTAActatcatggcctatgaccgctacgttgccatctgcaagcccctgcactacgggagcctcctgggtagcagagcttgtgcccagatggcagcagctgcctggggcagtggctttctccatgCTGTCCTACACACGGCCACTACATTTTCCCtacccctctgccaaggcaatgctgtggaccagttcttctgtgagatcccccacatcctcaagctctcctgctcagatgcctacctcagggaagacGGATTTATTGCATTTAGCTTTTGTTTAGGTGttggttgctttgtttttattgttttttcctatactcagatcttcagggcagtgctgaggatgccctctgagcagggccggcacaaagtcttttccacgtgcctccctcacctggctgtggtctccctgtttatcagcactatcatgtttgcctacctgaagcccccctcattctcctccccatccctggaccttgCAGTATCTTTTCTGTACTCCATGTTACCTCCAGCAgcgaaccccctcatctacagtaTGAGGAACCAGGAACTCAAGGATGCACTGAGGAAATTGTTTGAAtacatatttcttaaaaaaaaaaaagtaataatgtgCCTTTACGTTCTGGGTTTTCTCAGAAACAGTTAG
- the LOC139999974 gene encoding olfactory receptor 14C36-like, with product MPNSSSVSEFLLLVFADTQELQLLHFALFLGIYLAALLGNGLILTAIACDHRLHTPMYFFLLNLALLDLGCISTTLPKAMANALWDTRTISYQGCAAQVLFFVFFFGSEFSILTIMAYDRYVAISKPLHYGSLLGSRACAQMAAAAWGSGFLQAVLHTANTFSLPLCHGNAVDQFFCEIPQIIKLSCSDAYVREFELLVFSFSLVFGSFIFIVASYVQIFRAVLRMPSEQGRHKAFSTCLPHLAVVSLFVSTVMVAYLKPPSISLPSLDLVVSVLYSVVPPAVNPVIYSMRNQELKDALRKLMN from the coding sequence atgcccaatagcagctctgtgagcgagttcctcctgctggtaTTCGCAGACacgcaggagctgcagctcctgcacttcgcgctcttcctgggcatctacctggctgccctcctgggcaacggcctcatcctcaccgccatagcctgcgaccaccgcctccacacccccatgtacttcttcctcctcaacctcgccctcctcgacctgggctgcatctccaccactctgcccaaagccatggccaatgccctctgggacaccaggaccatctcctatcaagggtGTGCTGCACAAGtcctcttttttgtcttcttctttggttcagagttttcaattctcactatcatggcctacgaccgctatgttgccatctccaagcccctgcactacgggagcctcctgggtagcagagcttgtgcccagatggcagcagctgcctggggcagtggctttctccaagctgtcctgcacacggccaacacCTTTTCCCTGCCGCTCTGCCacggcaatgctgtggaccagttcttctgtgagatacCCCAGATcatcaagctctcctgctcagatgcttACGTCAGGGAATTTGAGctacttgttttcagtttttccttagtctttggttcttttattttcattgtggcatcctatgtgcagatcttcagggctgtgttgaggatgccctctgagcagggtcggcacaaagccttttccacgtgcctccctcacctggctgtggtctccctgtttgttaGCACTGTCATGGTTGCCTActtgaagcccccctccatctctttgCCATCCCTTGACCTGGTGGTATccgttctgtactcagtggtgcctccagcagtgaaccccgtcatctacagcatgaggaaccaggagctcaaggatgccttGAGGAAACTGATGaactaa